One genomic region from Reichenbachiella ulvae encodes:
- a CDS encoding nucleoside deaminase: MIPGLHSDEAYMKEALKQAQYAFEEGEVPVGAVIVCENKIIARAYNQSERLNDVTAHAEMLAITSAANYLGAKYLAKCRLYVTLEPCVMCAGATYWSQLDEVIFGAYDEKRGFSQVSEKILHPKAEWKGGILEAECGQLVKDFFAKLRK, translated from the coding sequence ATGATCCCTGGACTACATAGCGATGAGGCGTATATGAAAGAGGCCCTTAAGCAGGCTCAATATGCCTTTGAGGAAGGAGAGGTTCCTGTCGGAGCAGTGATCGTTTGCGAAAACAAAATCATCGCCCGAGCATACAATCAATCCGAAAGGCTGAATGACGTGACCGCTCATGCGGAAATGCTCGCCATCACTTCTGCTGCCAATTATCTTGGTGCCAAGTACCTGGCCAAATGTAGGTTGTATGTGACCCTGGAACCCTGCGTGATGTGCGCTGGGGCTACCTATTGGTCGCAACTCGATGAAGTGATTTTCGGCGCATATGACGAAAAAAGGGGTTTCTCTCAAGTGAGTGAAAAAATACTCCATCCCAAAGCCGAATGGAAAGGCGGAATTCTAGAGGCCGAATGTGGCCAACTAGTCAAAGACTTTTTCGCAAAACTAAGAAAGTAA
- a CDS encoding DUF1795 domain-containing protein, with product MQVLFIATQLIFASFFQNLTDTQVTENITMPIPSGFRPMTDDEIVSKYFTTKKPLVLYTDESLQVDLGVNQSVTQWAEKDVEIMASFQKSNIYNLYDDVQVISEGIKEVNGKQAAYMEFVSTIKPDENSFRDDGSIVKYTYIQYIIVGRHALVFNFTCPAAYKNEWQETAKKIMDGVSIKGKIK from the coding sequence ATGCAAGTACTATTCATTGCGACTCAGCTAATATTCGCTTCCTTTTTTCAAAATTTGACAGATACGCAGGTCACTGAAAACATCACCATGCCTATCCCTTCAGGTTTTCGTCCGATGACTGATGATGAAATCGTAAGCAAATATTTCACCACCAAGAAGCCTTTGGTGTTGTACACCGACGAATCACTACAGGTGGACCTGGGAGTCAATCAATCCGTGACGCAATGGGCTGAAAAGGATGTAGAGATCATGGCCAGCTTTCAGAAAAGCAATATTTATAATCTCTACGACGATGTGCAAGTCATCTCAGAGGGGATTAAGGAAGTCAATGGCAAGCAAGCCGCTTACATGGAATTCGTATCTACTATAAAGCCTGACGAAAACTCCTTCAGAGACGATGGTAGCATTGTCAAATACACCTACATTCAATACATCATAGTAGGACGACATGCATTGGTGTTTAATTTTACCTGTCCAGCAGCATACAAAAATGAGTGGCAAGAAACTGCCAAAAAAATCATGGACGGTGTATCCATTAAAGGCAAAATCAAATGA